The window ACAACGATGTAAAAATTATAACCTATAATCATATCACTGATTTTCATAGATACATTACACATTTTAAGTAAGCATTACAATCACCAACCAAACTACTATTAAACTTTGCGAAACGTAAACCACAAACAAAATACAAGTAaaagaatttaacaaaaattatttcattatgttCTGAAACCGTCGAATTAATTGAATACCAAACGTATGTcactttaatataatttatcattttcagaACCAAAGACAAAACGccattaaaaaagaagaaggttttgacattgacatatttgattataatctttatttacattttacaaGTATGGAATAATGTAACAGTGTGTAGTGTTTTTTGAGAATAGTAGAATGGGCTCTCATGATAGAGTTAGAAGAAGATCACGATCACCGTCATCCAAGTATGCTTCGAAAAAACAACGAAAATCCCGCTCTCGATCTCCCAAATATCACAGGGAAGAAAGAAATGCCAGAAATCACGAGAATGGTTATCGATCAAGAGACTCgagtaaaaaatttgaccaagATGATTTTATGGAATCTCGTAGACAACAAAGAGAGATTTTAGGCGTTAGAGAATGTCCTAACATTTGGGGAAAATCGCCAGAACCGGTCGATACGGATTCAGAAGAAGTTGTTTTAAGCAGTGAAGAAAcggataatataaaaaaacacaaaaagaagcggaaacacaaagaaaaaaagtctaagaaggttaaaaaacacaaaaaggataaaaagaaaaagaagaaaaaacttagCAGTGATGAAACTGATTCGGAAGTTGAAGAATGGGTGGAAAAACCATCGACAATTAAAAATGAATCTCAATCAGATAATGAGGATACAGAGATTGGACCCTCTCAGAAGGCACACGGGACTCTTACTCATAAAGAAATGGGTAAAGCTTTACTTCCAGGGGAAGGTGCTGCTATGGCTGCATACGTAGCAGAaggtaatttttgtttattaattccTTCAGTCAACTTTTTCTATGAGTTAATAAGGTTTTGATAACTAGTTTTCTTGTTTAAACAATGCAGatatgaaattgaatatttttaattagttttgattttatttcttcggttataatttttcttataggTAAACGTATACCGAGGAGAGGAGAAATTGGCTTAACTTCAGATGAAATTGCATCATATGAAAGTGTAGGTTATGTTATGTCAGGATCGCGGCACAGGAGAATGGAAGCTGTTCGTATTCgtaaagaaaatcaaatttattctgCCGATGAAAAACGAGCATTAGCCATGTTCAGCAAAGAAGAGAGAcagaaaagagaaaatttgataCTGGGACAATTCAAAGATATGATTAactataaattaaatgaaaaaaataaataattaaaacaatatatagtacccaagatattttatttaaaaatttttacacatGTTATATAAAAAGACTGTAATATTAAGAAATCtgtaaatatatgttttcattgtaatatttttacttcTACTCCATAGAGTTGATAATAAAGATAGAGAGAGCGAGGTGTGAGAGGATCTGAACTGTTGATAGAGAAAGAAAGGACAAGGATATACTATACTctctattctgattggatcgcTATGACGTCAAAGTTTCGACTGATGGGAACAGTAAAAGGAGAAATAACAAGTTCGATTTTGATAGAGAGAAATAGACAGTCTTAAACCTTTGTTCTTACTCTCTATTCAAATAGTACAATTCCACTTACATACCGATCTCTATAtctttaatatcaattttatgattaaatatCTACATTAGAACATACCATAAGATGTTCTGTGATATACATTGCATTCTAGTATTGGTAATGACGACACTCATCCGACGTAATAATGTACTGGACGTCACAACCATAGATAATCTATTTGTAAGGAGTTATTTTTCATGGGTAATATTTATGGTCTTTTGAAAATGCTTCTCCTCCGtcatttttataccaaaatataacCTCACCATTAGGGAATTATGTTATATCCCATACCgaaattaattacttttaaCAGACCATTCACAGTTGCCGTTTGaccatgatgtaaagactacaagatGTGTTCTTCCGGAATGCTCATTTTCAACTCGTTAGCGCATCTCTCAAGATCCAATGAGAGTTCGCTCCCAAATTAGCGCGT of the Diorhabda carinulata isolate Delta chromosome 7, icDioCari1.1, whole genome shotgun sequence genome contains:
- the LOC130896845 gene encoding NKAP family protein CG6066 — protein: MGSHDRVRRRSRSPSSKYASKKQRKSRSRSPKYHREERNARNHENGYRSRDSSKKFDQDDFMESRRQQREILGVRECPNIWGKSPEPVDTDSEEVVLSSEETDNIKKHKKKRKHKEKKSKKVKKHKKDKKKKKKKLSSDETDSEVEEWVEKPSTIKNESQSDNEDTEIGPSQKAHGTLTHKEMGKALLPGEGAAMAAYVAEGKRIPRRGEIGLTSDEIASYESVGYVMSGSRHRRMEAVRIRKENQIYSADEKRALAMFSKEERQKRENLILGQFKDMINYKLNEKNK